A single genomic interval of Nonomuraea rubra harbors:
- a CDS encoding GNAT family N-acetyltransferase produces the protein MNIQVVRPGELGDSERARWRELQKADRSLDNPFLSVEFAVAMDRLRDYVRVAVISDGRGIQGFFPYERHSFGIGKPLGGFLTTCHGLISVPELKLDAKALLRACKLSVFDFDHLVAGQPTFAEYESDVRPAPVMDFTAGFEAWIEQVKANSPKNLKTVRYKERKMGREQGDLRLEWASADPEVLRTLLAWKSDQYQRTGRVDRFAQPWIVELTDMMHAENSSDFAGVLTMLYAGDVPVAGHFGLRTATTLVGWFPAYDTEYARYSPGIVHHLQMAEAAANAGLHMVDMGKGGKEYKDWLKSGTLYVAEGRVSRPSASAAVHWMGRTPFNKARTIVMDRPSLYKAADRVLKGFGRVRTSIQRQEPSNAVTQEPTGAR, from the coding sequence GTGAACATCCAGGTAGTCCGGCCGGGAGAGCTCGGGGACTCCGAGCGGGCCCGATGGCGTGAGCTGCAGAAGGCCGACCGCAGTCTGGACAACCCGTTCCTGTCGGTCGAGTTCGCCGTGGCGATGGACCGCTTGCGCGACTACGTGAGGGTGGCGGTCATCTCCGACGGGAGGGGCATCCAGGGGTTCTTCCCCTACGAGCGGCACAGCTTCGGCATCGGCAAGCCGCTCGGCGGATTCCTCACCACGTGTCACGGCCTGATCTCGGTCCCCGAGCTGAAGCTCGACGCCAAGGCACTGCTGCGCGCCTGCAAGCTCAGCGTCTTCGACTTCGACCACCTGGTGGCGGGGCAGCCGACGTTCGCCGAGTACGAGTCGGACGTCCGGCCCGCGCCGGTCATGGACTTCACCGCGGGCTTCGAGGCCTGGATCGAGCAGGTCAAGGCCAACTCGCCGAAGAATCTCAAGACCGTCCGCTACAAGGAACGCAAGATGGGGCGGGAGCAGGGCGACCTGCGCCTGGAGTGGGCCTCGGCCGACCCCGAGGTGCTGCGCACGCTGCTCGCCTGGAAGTCCGACCAGTACCAGAGAACTGGCCGGGTGGACAGGTTCGCCCAGCCGTGGATCGTCGAATTGACGGACATGATGCATGCCGAGAACTCATCGGACTTCGCGGGTGTCCTGACCATGCTTTATGCCGGTGACGTACCAGTTGCCGGGCATTTCGGCCTTCGGACGGCGACCACGCTTGTAGGGTGGTTCCCCGCCTACGACACCGAGTACGCCCGCTACTCGCCGGGCATCGTCCACCACCTCCAGATGGCCGAGGCCGCCGCGAACGCGGGTCTGCACATGGTCGACATGGGCAAGGGCGGCAAGGAGTACAAGGACTGGCTGAAGAGCGGGACCCTGTACGTCGCCGAAGGCCGCGTCTCGCGTCCGTCCGCCTCCGCGGCCGTTCACTGGATGGGCCGAACTCCTTTCAACAAGGCCCGAACAATTGTCATGGATCGGCCGTCTCTCTATAAGGCGGCCGACCGTGTCCTGAAGGGCTTCGGTCGGGTGCGCACCTCGATTCAACGTCAGGAGCCATCCAACGCAGTAACCCAGGAACCAACGGGAGCGCGCTGA